In the Oncorhynchus keta strain PuntledgeMale-10-30-2019 unplaced genomic scaffold, Oket_V2 Un_contig_1599_pilon_pilon, whole genome shotgun sequence genome, CAAAGGCTGTAGTGATATTTTTAGTTTTTTTGGTGTTCGTTTTTATGGCAAAGGTTGTACTGTGCTAACAGGGTTTAAGCCCCACCCCAGCATCATCCCTCAATCACTACTGTGAATTAACATTCAAGGAGTCTACCCCACAGAACTAGAGCAATAGAAAATATTATATTTATATGCTACCCTGCTGGTAAATGCAGTTCATGTGAATTCCTACTTTCTTCACTCCAGATAAAGATGGCCACTCCAGGCAAAGTGTCGAAAAAGGAACGGAAGAAGCAGATCCCAGCTAAGACGTCCCTGAACTCCCCCTACAGACTGCAATGGAGCCCGCTGCAGAGTGATGATGTACACTTCATCCTGGACACTCTGAAGAGCAAACTGTCAGCAACTGGCCTGGAAAAGAAAGAGGTGAAAGGGTTTCGACAGTGGGGGAAAAAGAGAAATAAGAACCCACCTACAGGACATGACTCGGTAGCTGAGCCCCCACAGATAACCCTCGACGCTGTAACACCGGAATGTCCTGTTAAACCCAGAGAGCAAGGCTGGACTGACGTAGCCGCTAGGAGGCAGCTGGCCATCGGCATCAATGAAGTCACCAAGGCTCTGGAGAGGAACCAGCTCCGGCTGGTGCTCGTGTGCAAGTCGGTCAAACCGCCGCACATGACGAGCCACCTGATAGCGCTGTGCCGGACGCGGGGCGTGGCGGCATGCCAGGTGCCGCGTCTCAGTGAGAGTGTGGCGGGACTGCTGGGGCTGAAGTGCGTCCTGGCACTGGGATTCAGACAAGGGGACAGGAACGAGGATGGGACGTTCTCCGACACTGTGGAAGCTATTGTACCCAGAGTGCCTGCTCTGCAGGTTGCCTGGATACCAAGCCCTCCCAGTGAAACAGATGTAACAGTTGAGGGGCAggtaggagaggaagagggaacagCTGCAGGGCAAATGGGGTtggaaaagggagaggagacaagaggcCAAAAACGGAAAATTGAAGACATTTCTCCAGACA is a window encoding:
- the LOC118376269 gene encoding ribonuclease P protein subunit p38-like isoform X1, which encodes MGHMIKMATPGKVSKKERKKQIPAKTSLNSPYRLQWSPLQSDDVHFILDTLKSKLSATGLEKKEVKGFRQWGKKRNKNPPTGHDSVAEPPQITLDAVTPECPVKPREQGWTDVAARRQLAIGINEVTKALERNQLRLVLVCKSVKPPHMTSHLIALCRTRGVAACQVPRLSESVAGLLGLKCVLALGFRQGDRNEDGTFSDTVEAIVPRVPALQVAWIPSPPSETDVTVEGQVGEEEGTAAGQMGLEKGEETRGQKRKIEDISPDITERPSCVLQPLKVKKIIPNPYKIRKPKTKKK
- the LOC118376269 gene encoding ribonuclease P protein subunit p38-like isoform X2 codes for the protein MATPGKVSKKERKKQIPAKTSLNSPYRLQWSPLQSDDVHFILDTLKSKLSATGLEKKEVKGFRQWGKKRNKNPPTGHDSVAEPPQITLDAVTPECPVKPREQGWTDVAARRQLAIGINEVTKALERNQLRLVLVCKSVKPPHMTSHLIALCRTRGVAACQVPRLSESVAGLLGLKCVLALGFRQGDRNEDGTFSDTVEAIVPRVPALQVAWIPSPPSETDVTVEGQVGEEEGTAAGQMGLEKGEETRGQKRKIEDISPDITERPSCVLQPLKVKKIIPNPYKIRKPKTKKK